A DNA window from Gemella massiliensis contains the following coding sequences:
- a CDS encoding PTS sugar transporter subunit IIA encodes MGFLSKLFGKEDKKTEELVINSYMKGKVVAITEVPDPVFAQKMMGDGFAIIPEEGKLLSPVSGEIIQVFPTKHAFGIKTGDVELLIHVGLETVSMKGEGFDVLVSAGDKVEVGQTLLTYDLELVKEKAKDIITPCVVTNMDIVEDISVLKLNETVDFSQEVAKIKLK; translated from the coding sequence ATGGGATTTTTATCAAAATTATTCGGAAAAGAAGATAAAAAAACAGAAGAATTAGTAATAAATTCTTATATGAAAGGAAAAGTAGTAGCCATTACTGAAGTTCCGGATCCGGTATTTGCACAGAAAATGATGGGTGATGGTTTTGCAATTATCCCTGAAGAAGGAAAATTGCTGTCACCGGTTTCGGGAGAAATTATCCAAGTATTTCCGACAAAACATGCTTTCGGAATAAAGACAGGAGATGTAGAGTTACTTATCCATGTTGGTTTAGAGACAGTATCTATGAAAGGTGAAGGATTTGATGTTTTAGTGTCAGCCGGGGATAAAGTAGAGGTCGGTCAAACATTATTAACTTATGATTTAGAATTAGTAAAAGAAAAAGCAAAAGATATCATTACCCCTTGTGTAGTTACAAATATGGATATTGTTGAAGATATTAGTGTTTTAAAACTAAATGAAACCGTAGATTTTTCACAAGAAGTGGCAAAAATAAAACTTAAATAG
- a CDS encoding serine hydrolase: MKKVVKKILKFIIESSVVVLIIYGVFSAGGYVKSKKHKDNQVEVSKQEQVQKNNESKEESQEKKKLNQAELDEAMNNIVSKYQGNNEIGVVYKNFSTGYRFAVADDKYFTAASTVKVVYAMKIYDRIKAGEISKDKPIYYNKKFLEEGGGEITNQPKKDSYELEYVIQNMIQYSDNTATRMLIGNSATASDVLTKYFAQLGVSLPVAQAQKNKVTPKMMEAAWSKLYSERDNYPELLKYLQDTKDSEWIKKGIQDKKIASKYGGIDANMHDTAIVFGDQDYMLLIYTNNLSNSGNSISEMAKEINNLTDNNM, from the coding sequence TTGAAAAAGGTAGTTAAAAAAATATTAAAATTTATTATAGAATCCTCAGTAGTTGTCCTTATTATTTATGGAGTTTTTTCTGCCGGTGGTTATGTGAAATCTAAAAAACATAAAGATAATCAAGTAGAAGTTTCAAAACAGGAACAGGTTCAAAAAAATAATGAGTCCAAAGAAGAAAGTCAAGAAAAGAAAAAATTAAATCAAGCGGAACTTGATGAGGCTATGAATAATATAGTTAGCAAATATCAAGGAAATAACGAAATTGGTGTTGTTTATAAAAATTTTTCAACCGGTTACAGATTTGCGGTAGCAGATGATAAATATTTTACAGCGGCGAGTACCGTTAAAGTTGTATATGCTATGAAGATTTATGATAGAATAAAAGCAGGAGAAATATCTAAAGATAAGCCGATTTATTATAATAAGAAATTTTTAGAAGAAGGTGGGGGAGAAATAACCAATCAACCTAAAAAGGATAGTTATGAATTAGAGTATGTAATTCAAAATATGATTCAATATTCTGATAATACAGCTACCAGAATGCTCATTGGGAACAGTGCGACAGCCAGCGATGTTCTTACTAAATATTTTGCACAATTAGGTGTTTCTCTACCTGTAGCGCAAGCACAAAAAAATAAAGTAACTCCAAAAATGATGGAGGCAGCATGGAGTAAATTATATTCAGAAAGAGATAACTACCCTGAATTATTAAAATATTTGCAAGACACAAAAGATAGTGAATGGATAAAAAAAGGTATTCAAGATAAAAAAATAGCGAGTAAGTATGGCGGAATAGATGCCAATATGCACGACACTGCTATAGTATTTGGTGATCAAGACTATATGCTGCTCATATATACAAATAATTTGTCAAATTCAGGAAATAGTATTTCAGAAATGGCAAAAGAGATAAATAATCTTACTGATAATAATATGTAA
- a CDS encoding ISL3 family transposase yields MNNFNTKTKEIKEGEFIKNLLQIKDKNITIEKTHNETIKNNQKYFVFKGTLTYKPKKCECCGCLNKGYTVVKNGFNELTRINLLKISGIPAYLELRKQRFKCKTCNKKFVATTSFVDKYCSISKNVKFSIMSDLADTLSFKQIAKMNNVSVNIVIRTLYKCKSHVDILNYNTLPEYLCFDELKFTKDSKNGMSFIFLDALTHEIIDIVDGRTEYILNNYFSRFSKEARSNVKAICIDIYTPYMKLIRNKFPNAEIVIDRFHIIQNVNRELYSKC; encoded by the coding sequence ATGAATAATTTTAACACAAAAACAAAAGAAATAAAAGAGGGAGAATTCATTAAAAACCTACTACAAATAAAAGATAAAAATATAACTATTGAGAAAACACATAACGAAACTATAAAAAATAATCAAAAGTACTTTGTATTCAAAGGTACCTTAACATATAAACCCAAGAAGTGTGAATGCTGTGGTTGTCTTAATAAAGGTTATACTGTAGTTAAAAACGGCTTTAATGAACTTACTAGAATTAATCTATTAAAAATATCAGGTATCCCTGCTTATTTGGAACTAAGAAAGCAACGTTTCAAGTGTAAAACTTGTAATAAAAAATTTGTAGCTACTACTTCTTTTGTAGATAAATACTGTAGTATTTCTAAAAATGTTAAGTTTTCTATAATGAGTGATTTAGCTGATACTTTATCTTTTAAACAAATAGCCAAAATGAATAATGTATCGGTTAATATTGTTATAAGAACTCTTTATAAATGTAAATCCCATGTAGACATTCTTAACTATAATACCTTACCTGAGTATTTATGCTTTGATGAGTTAAAGTTTACTAAAGATAGTAAAAATGGTATGAGTTTTATTTTTTTAGATGCTTTAACTCATGAGATTATTGATATAGTTGATGGTAGAACTGAGTATATTTTAAATAATTATTTTTCCAGATTTTCTAAAGAGGCTAGAAGTAATGTTAAGGCTATTTGTATTGATATTTATACTCCTTATATGAAGTTGATTAGAAATAAGTTTCCTAATGCTGAAATTGTTATAGATAGGTTTCATATTATTCAAAATGTTAATAGAGAACTTTATTCAAAATGTTAA
- a CDS encoding transposase, with the protein MLIENFIQNVNRELNRTRVKLMNIYKKQKGINYTLLKNNWKLILEDESNVTHGRFFFNRSFRSLVTRRDILDYLLGLDCIFKASYERVQDIRYAIRYRNELEFKELIEKSTIDLSDGVSKAINTMRKHKGYMLNSVRYSISNGSLEGINNKIKVLKRVSYGYNSFYNFRLRILVVSRLFVSEYKNNISFKGVLKNAKQHCIA; encoded by the coding sequence ATGTTAATAGAGAACTTTATTCAAAATGTTAATAGAGAACTTAATAGAACTAGAGTTAAGCTAATGAATATTTACAAAAAACAAAAAGGTATTAATTATACTCTTTTAAAAAATAATTGGAAGTTAATATTAGAAGATGAAAGTAATGTTACTCATGGTAGGTTTTTCTTTAATAGGAGTTTTAGGAGTTTAGTTACTAGACGTGATATTTTAGATTATTTATTAGGATTAGATTGTATATTTAAGGCTAGCTATGAGAGAGTTCAGGATATTAGATATGCAATAAGGTATAGAAATGAGTTGGAGTTTAAAGAATTAATTGAAAAATCTACTATCGATTTATCTGATGGTGTTAGTAAGGCTATTAATACTATGAGAAAACATAAAGGGTATATGCTTAATAGTGTTAGGTATTCTATTTCTAATGGTTCTTTGGAGGGTATTAATAATAAGATAAAGGTTTTAAAGAGAGTTTCTTATGGTTATAATAGCTTTTATAACTTTAGATTACGCATTTTAGTTGTTTCTAGGTTATTTGTTTCTGAGTATAAAAATAATATTTCTTTTAAGGGCGTTTTGAAAAATGCCAAGCAACACTGCATTGCTTAG